The following are encoded in a window of Nibricoccus aquaticus genomic DNA:
- a CDS encoding response regulator: MTNVDEKKSDQGAAGGGGGRILFADDDVAVRDALAEVLRRHGFECVCVASGAEAVAALEGGDYDVLLSDIHMPGNVGLELIESVPALVAGMPVVLLTGRPTVETAARSVRLAVAAYLTKPPEMEELLSVLATAVAEYRGLRILRSGRARLQAWGEELEELERVARRAPQGKSGRTESYLRVMLRQTILMLSDVEQATAVSERSGGGGLAQVEHVAAIRRTVDVLERTKQNFKSKELADLRYQLEKLLERGPGSGAEKKTPVE; encoded by the coding sequence ATGACGAACGTTGACGAAAAGAAGAGCGATCAGGGTGCGGCGGGCGGCGGCGGCGGGAGGATTTTATTCGCAGATGACGATGTCGCGGTGCGCGACGCGCTGGCGGAGGTGTTGCGGCGGCATGGGTTCGAGTGTGTGTGCGTGGCGTCGGGCGCGGAGGCGGTAGCGGCGCTGGAGGGCGGAGATTACGATGTGTTGTTGTCGGACATCCACATGCCGGGGAATGTGGGGCTGGAGTTGATCGAGAGTGTGCCGGCGCTGGTGGCGGGGATGCCGGTGGTGTTGCTGACGGGGCGGCCGACGGTGGAGACGGCGGCGCGTTCGGTGCGGCTAGCGGTGGCGGCGTATCTGACGAAGCCGCCGGAGATGGAGGAGTTATTGAGCGTGCTGGCGACAGCGGTGGCGGAGTATCGGGGGTTGCGGATTTTGCGGTCGGGGCGGGCGCGTTTGCAGGCCTGGGGCGAGGAGCTGGAGGAGCTGGAGCGCGTGGCGCGGCGGGCTCCGCAGGGGAAGAGCGGGCGGACGGAGAGTTATCTGCGGGTGATGTTGCGGCAGACGATTTTGATGCTGTCGGATGTGGAGCAGGCGACGGCGGTGAGCGAGCGGTCGGGCGGGGGCGGGCTGGCGCAGGTCGAGCATGTGGCGGCGATCCGGCGGACGGTGGATGTGCTCGAGCGGACGAAGCAGAATTTCAAGAGCAAGGAGCTGGCGGATCTGAGGTACCAGTTGGAGAAGTTGCTGGAGCGAGGGCCGGGAAGCGGAGCGGAGAAGAAGACGCCGGTGGAGTGA
- a CDS encoding hybrid sensor histidine kinase/response regulator, producing the protein MSSTNANPFSNEGSTSAAVLEAVLGASPAVLVVVNAEGRLLFASEEASRMSGYTQGELLALPIVALLPETSHERASVVVREFYGEPRAMVIGHATDIHVRRKDGGEIPVELSLRPLALAGKVYLLAAITDISVRREAERALRVSQEKFHRAFTASPHAITLSDMVTGRYIEVNDGFERITGYTRAEAVGRTSLEMGMWKNPEERIALVRRLIADGRVRDFELNFIDKAGRQLIVRNNSETVTIDGRLCLVSLNEDITARRAAEVAKAEIEGQLRQAQKLEALGQLAGGIAHDFNNILTAILAYAELTGMDAEKPEEVRKHVTQVRAAGGRAKELVKRILAFSRQQQPERKPVRLQAVVLEALTLLRSTLPSTIEIETRIDEGAPVTLADAAQIHQVMMNLCTNAAHAMGGQPGRMTVALECAVIEAGMHAELRAGRHARLMVSDTGCGMRPDVLKRIFEPFFTTKGPTEGTGLGLPVVHGIVRDHDGAITVESRVNEGTTFRVFFPEHADATMRQSEKEDGKSALPRGRGERILFVDDERVLCDAGRRLLEYLGYAPVTFADAEEALRRFRHDPADFDLVITDLTMPHMTGLDLAMEIAALRPELPVLLASGFSGTWTAEKVKALGLRDLIAKPVSVEVLAAAVRRALDER; encoded by the coding sequence TTGAGTTCAACTAACGCCAATCCGTTTTCGAACGAAGGATCGACCTCTGCCGCTGTGCTGGAGGCAGTGTTGGGTGCGTCGCCGGCGGTGCTGGTGGTGGTGAATGCGGAGGGGCGGTTGCTTTTCGCGAGCGAGGAGGCGTCGCGGATGTCTGGGTACACGCAGGGGGAGTTGCTGGCGCTGCCGATCGTGGCGTTGCTGCCGGAGACCTCGCACGAGCGGGCGAGCGTGGTGGTGCGGGAGTTTTATGGGGAGCCTCGGGCGATGGTGATCGGTCATGCGACAGACATCCACGTGAGGCGGAAGGATGGCGGGGAGATCCCGGTGGAGTTGTCGCTCAGGCCGCTGGCGCTGGCGGGGAAGGTTTATCTGCTGGCGGCGATCACGGACATCAGCGTGCGGCGGGAGGCGGAGCGGGCGTTGCGGGTTTCGCAGGAGAAATTCCACCGGGCGTTCACGGCGAGTCCGCACGCGATCACGTTATCGGACATGGTGACGGGGCGGTACATCGAGGTGAACGATGGGTTTGAACGGATCACCGGGTACACGCGCGCGGAGGCGGTGGGGCGCACGTCGCTGGAGATGGGCATGTGGAAAAATCCGGAGGAGCGGATCGCGCTGGTGCGGCGGTTGATCGCGGACGGACGGGTGAGGGATTTCGAGCTGAACTTTATCGATAAGGCGGGGCGGCAGTTGATCGTGCGCAACAACTCCGAGACGGTGACGATCGACGGGAGGCTGTGTCTGGTTTCGCTGAATGAAGACATCACGGCGCGGCGCGCGGCGGAGGTGGCGAAGGCGGAGATCGAAGGGCAGCTGAGGCAGGCGCAAAAGCTGGAGGCGCTGGGGCAGCTGGCGGGCGGGATCGCGCATGATTTCAACAACATCCTGACGGCGATCCTGGCGTATGCGGAGTTGACGGGGATGGATGCGGAGAAGCCGGAGGAAGTGCGGAAGCATGTCACGCAAGTGCGCGCGGCGGGCGGGCGGGCGAAGGAATTGGTGAAGCGGATACTGGCGTTCAGCCGTCAGCAGCAGCCTGAGCGGAAGCCGGTGCGGTTGCAGGCGGTGGTGCTGGAGGCGTTGACGTTGTTGCGGTCAACATTGCCCTCGACGATCGAGATCGAGACGCGGATCGACGAGGGGGCGCCGGTGACGCTGGCGGATGCGGCGCAGATCCACCAGGTGATGATGAATCTTTGCACGAATGCAGCGCACGCGATGGGCGGGCAGCCGGGGAGGATGACGGTGGCGCTGGAGTGCGCGGTGATCGAGGCGGGGATGCACGCGGAGCTGAGGGCGGGGCGTCATGCGCGGTTGATGGTGAGCGACACGGGGTGCGGGATGCGGCCGGACGTGTTGAAGAGGATCTTCGAGCCGTTTTTCACGACGAAAGGGCCGACGGAGGGAACGGGGCTGGGGTTGCCGGTGGTGCATGGGATCGTGCGGGATCACGACGGGGCGATCACGGTGGAGAGCCGGGTGAACGAAGGGACGACGTTCCGGGTGTTTTTCCCGGAGCATGCGGATGCGACTATGCGGCAGTCGGAAAAGGAGGATGGGAAAAGTGCTCTGCCGCGCGGGAGGGGCGAGCGTATCCTGTTCGTGGATGACGAGCGGGTGCTGTGCGATGCGGGCAGGCGGTTGCTGGAGTATCTCGGCTATGCGCCGGTGACGTTTGCGGATGCGGAGGAGGCGTTGCGGCGTTTCCGGCACGATCCGGCGGATTTCGATCTGGTGATCACGGATCTGACGATGCCGCACATGACGGGGCTGGATCTGGCGATGGAGATTGCGGCGCTGCGGCCGGAGCTGCCGGTGCTGCTGGCGAGCGGATTTAGCGGGACGTGGACAGCGGAGAAGGTGAAGGCGCTGGGGCTGCGGGATCTGATCGCGAAGCCGGTTTCGGTCGAGGTGCTGGCGGCGGCGGTGCGGCGGGCGCTGGATGAGCGGTGA
- a CDS encoding ATP-binding cassette domain-containing protein: MALVNLLDVNLSFGGPHVLKDVNFQVDPGERVCLLGRNGAGKSTLMKVITGAMKPDTGVVSRQPNAVFTQLTQEVPKEMAGVVIDIVASGLRPMGEHEEEWERDVRVDNLIDRLQLDAQAEFSALSGGLKRRVLLARALAGQPDFLLLDEPTNHLDLESILWLEEFLLSEKLGLFFVTHDRTFLRKLATRIVELDRGRLVSWACDYDTYIVRKEDVLAAEEKQNAAFDKKLAQEEVWIRKGVKAQRGRSQGRVHALMQMRAERMARRDRVGNVTMKLAEAEKSGVKVIDAENVSFSWPDGRVIVKDFSTSITRGDKIGLIGPNGAGKTTLIKLLLGKLAPTGGTLKLGTQLEVVYYDQLRELIDDNKTVADNIANGNATVTIDGNTRNVITYLQEFLFSPERARTPARVLSGGERNRLLLARLFTKPANVLVMDEPTNDLDIETLDLLEDLLVEYKGTLLLVSHDRDFLDNVVTSSMVFEGDGHIEEYVGGYSDWVTEKAKQAKAAELRAGAVNVSASKGSAGKAASAGAPAVAKARKLTSKELKELEGLPAQIERLEREQAELAGKLSDASFYHKDRHAVGVAEARLAEIEREHATAFARWEELEAAKNG, from the coding sequence ATGGCTCTTGTTAACCTTCTCGATGTGAATCTCAGCTTCGGTGGCCCGCATGTCCTCAAGGACGTGAATTTCCAGGTCGATCCGGGTGAACGCGTGTGTCTGCTCGGTCGTAACGGCGCGGGGAAATCCACCCTCATGAAGGTGATCACGGGCGCGATGAAGCCGGACACGGGCGTGGTGTCGCGTCAGCCGAATGCGGTGTTCACGCAGCTCACGCAGGAAGTGCCGAAGGAGATGGCGGGCGTGGTCATCGATATTGTGGCTTCGGGGCTACGGCCGATGGGCGAGCATGAGGAGGAATGGGAGCGCGATGTGCGGGTGGATAACTTGATCGACCGGTTGCAGCTCGACGCGCAGGCGGAGTTTTCGGCGTTGTCGGGCGGGTTGAAGCGCCGGGTGTTGCTGGCGCGCGCGCTGGCGGGGCAGCCGGATTTTTTGCTGCTGGATGAGCCGACGAACCATCTCGATCTGGAGTCGATCCTGTGGCTGGAGGAATTTTTGCTCTCGGAAAAGCTCGGGCTGTTTTTCGTGACGCACGACCGGACGTTTTTGCGGAAGCTGGCGACGCGGATCGTGGAGCTGGATCGCGGGCGGCTGGTGAGCTGGGCGTGCGATTACGACACGTACATCGTGCGCAAAGAAGACGTGCTCGCGGCGGAGGAGAAGCAGAACGCGGCGTTCGATAAGAAACTGGCGCAGGAGGAAGTGTGGATTCGCAAAGGCGTGAAGGCGCAGCGCGGACGGTCGCAAGGGCGGGTTCATGCGCTGATGCAGATGCGCGCGGAGCGGATGGCGCGGCGCGATCGCGTCGGCAACGTGACGATGAAACTCGCTGAGGCGGAGAAGTCGGGCGTGAAGGTGATCGACGCGGAGAACGTGTCGTTCTCGTGGCCGGATGGGCGCGTGATCGTGAAGGATTTTTCGACGAGCATCACGCGTGGGGACAAGATCGGGCTGATCGGGCCGAACGGCGCGGGGAAAACGACGCTGATAAAACTGCTGCTCGGGAAACTCGCGCCGACGGGCGGGACGCTCAAACTCGGGACGCAGCTGGAGGTGGTTTACTACGATCAGTTGCGCGAACTCATCGACGACAACAAGACGGTGGCGGACAACATCGCGAATGGGAACGCGACGGTGACGATCGACGGCAACACGCGGAACGTGATCACTTATTTGCAGGAGTTTTTGTTTTCGCCTGAACGCGCGCGGACACCGGCGCGGGTGTTGTCGGGCGGGGAGCGGAACCGGTTGTTGCTGGCGCGGCTGTTCACGAAGCCGGCGAACGTGCTCGTGATGGACGAACCGACGAACGACCTGGATATCGAGACGCTGGATCTGCTGGAGGATTTGCTCGTGGAGTACAAAGGCACGCTGCTGCTGGTGAGCCATGACCGCGATTTCCTGGATAACGTGGTGACGAGCTCGATGGTTTTCGAGGGCGACGGACACATCGAAGAATATGTCGGCGGTTACTCGGACTGGGTGACTGAGAAGGCGAAGCAGGCGAAGGCGGCGGAGCTGCGGGCGGGCGCGGTGAATGTGAGTGCGAGCAAGGGATCGGCCGGGAAAGCTGCGAGTGCGGGTGCGCCGGCGGTGGCGAAGGCGCGGAAGTTGACGAGCAAGGAATTGAAGGAGCTCGAAGGTTTGCCCGCGCAGATCGAGCGGCTGGAGCGCGAGCAGGCGGAGCTGGCGGGGAAGTTATCGGACGCGAGTTTCTATCATAAGGATCGTCACGCGGTCGGTGTAGCCGAGGCGCGTCTGGCGGAGATCGAGCGCGAGCATGCGACGGCGTTTGCGCGCTGGGAGGAGCTCGAAGCGGCGAAGAATGGGTGA
- the lexA gene encoding transcriptional repressor LexA has protein sequence MLTEKQEAVLDYLRDYQHREGVPPSTRQISKHFGFTSQTSAVQHLRALAKRGLVEQLVHGSWGVKSREIQTHFAEVHVYGSIPAGYADLREQQTLETVSIDPALFGLSPRKKYWALVVSGDSMIDAHIVDGDLALLETREPKPGDIIAALIDGETTTLKRYVLEKGRAILRAANPRFADIKPDRLESQGVLVGLIGRGKR, from the coding sequence ATGCTCACCGAAAAACAAGAAGCCGTCCTCGACTACCTCCGCGACTATCAACACCGCGAAGGTGTCCCGCCCTCCACCCGCCAGATCTCGAAACACTTCGGCTTCACCAGCCAGACTTCCGCCGTCCAGCACCTCCGCGCCCTCGCCAAACGCGGCCTCGTCGAACAACTCGTCCACGGCTCCTGGGGCGTGAAAAGCCGCGAGATCCAGACCCACTTCGCCGAAGTCCACGTCTACGGCTCCATCCCCGCCGGCTACGCCGACCTCCGCGAACAACAAACCCTCGAAACCGTCTCCATCGACCCCGCCCTCTTTGGCCTGTCCCCGCGCAAAAAATACTGGGCCCTCGTCGTCAGCGGCGACTCCATGATCGACGCCCACATCGTGGACGGCGACCTCGCCCTCTTAGAAACCCGCGAGCCCAAACCCGGCGACATCATCGCCGCCCTCATCGACGGCGAGACCACCACGCTCAAGCGATACGTCCTCGAAAAAGGCCGCGCCATCCTCCGCGCCGCGAATCCCCGTTTTGCCGACATCAAACCAGACCGCCTCGAAAGCCAGGGCGTCCTCGTCGGCCTCATCGGCCGCGGCAAACGCTAA